One Candidatus Hinthialibacter antarcticus genomic window carries:
- a CDS encoding NAD(P)/FAD-dependent oxidoreductase: MTQVDVAVIGAGLAGLCCARKLHRHGIDVGVYEASDEVGGRIRTDLLDGFILDRGFQVFLTSYPEAQSVLDYNLLQLHPFEPGAIVRYANEFHVIADPMRMVSSGLQTLFTPIGSLSDKFRIALLRGDVCNPPLHSLFLRTEQTTVSRLKDFGFSDLIIERFFRPFFGGVFLERELSTSSRMFDFLFRMFSQGDATLPQDGMAAIPRQLSNEIPADRIHLEAKVEKITDAGVRLKSGDEIKAKSVVIATDGADAAALHLSASPKAFQSVRCLYFSADQSPVNRPILVLNGNGAGPINNICTPSDIAPGYAPKGQTLISVSVIGQQAMDESELLRLVQKQLKEWYGSVTETWRYLLSYSIDRALPKQMPPALHMPQRPVRVRPGLYICGDHIDNASINGAMVSGRRAAEALIEDLSN; encoded by the coding sequence ATGACTCAAGTGGATGTGGCTGTCATTGGCGCTGGTCTGGCCGGCTTATGTTGTGCGCGCAAGTTGCATCGTCATGGAATTGATGTTGGCGTCTATGAAGCCTCGGATGAAGTCGGTGGGCGGATACGCACCGATTTGCTAGACGGGTTTATTTTAGATCGTGGGTTTCAAGTGTTTCTGACGTCTTATCCCGAAGCGCAGTCGGTGCTCGATTATAACCTCTTGCAATTACATCCATTTGAACCAGGCGCGATTGTCCGCTATGCCAATGAATTCCATGTGATCGCCGACCCCATGCGAATGGTGAGCAGCGGGTTGCAGACGCTGTTTACTCCGATTGGTTCGTTGTCGGACAAATTTCGTATTGCGTTGTTGCGCGGCGATGTTTGTAATCCGCCGTTGCATTCGCTTTTTTTACGGACCGAACAAACAACCGTTAGCCGATTAAAAGACTTTGGTTTTTCTGACTTGATTATCGAGCGTTTTTTTCGTCCCTTTTTTGGCGGCGTTTTTTTAGAACGCGAACTGTCAACGTCGAGCCGTATGTTTGATTTTTTGTTCCGCATGTTTTCGCAAGGCGACGCCACGTTGCCGCAAGATGGAATGGCGGCGATTCCCAGACAATTGTCGAATGAGATTCCGGCGGACCGAATTCATCTCGAAGCAAAAGTTGAAAAAATTACGGACGCAGGCGTCCGGTTGAAATCCGGGGACGAGATCAAAGCAAAGTCGGTGGTGATTGCAACGGACGGCGCTGATGCGGCGGCGTTGCATTTGAGCGCTTCGCCCAAAGCGTTCCAGTCGGTCCGCTGTTTGTATTTTTCGGCGGACCAATCGCCCGTCAACCGACCGATATTAGTTTTGAACGGGAACGGCGCCGGGCCAATCAACAACATTTGTACGCCAAGCGATATCGCGCCCGGTTATGCGCCAAAAGGGCAGACGTTGATTTCCGTATCCGTCATCGGCCAGCAGGCAATGGACGAAAGTGAATTGTTGCGCTTGGTGCAAAAACAACTCAAAGAATGGTATGGCAGCGTAACGGAAACTTGGCGGTATTTATTATCCTATTCAATTGACCGGGCCTTGCCCAAACAAATGCCGCCTGCCTTGCATATGCCGCAACGCCCCGTGCGAGTGCGACCCGGGTTATATATTTGCGGAGACCATATTGATAACGCGTCCATCAACGGCGCGATGGTTTCAGGCCGCCGCGCCGCCGAAGCGCTGATTGAAGATTTGTCGAATTAG